The Streptomyces sp. P9-A4 genome contains a region encoding:
- a CDS encoding cupin domain-containing protein, which translates to MLKQRPRIVNLSDTEPNRRRGGDLRAMLTPATVGSTSGFMGLAIVQPGERIGEHYHPYSEEFVYVVSGALEVDLDGDTYALQPDQGLLIPIDVRHRFRNVGDVEARMVFHLGPLAPRPSLGHVDTEITDEAELAAAGPHLTVHDPGRASERSGAIE; encoded by the coding sequence ATGCTCAAGCAGCGTCCACGGATCGTGAACCTGAGCGATACGGAACCCAACCGCAGGCGGGGAGGTGACCTGCGGGCCATGCTCACCCCGGCCACCGTGGGTTCCACCAGCGGCTTCATGGGCCTGGCCATCGTCCAGCCCGGCGAGCGCATCGGAGAGCACTACCACCCGTACTCGGAGGAGTTCGTGTACGTGGTCTCGGGCGCGCTGGAGGTGGACCTGGATGGCGACACGTACGCGCTCCAGCCCGATCAGGGCCTCCTGATCCCGATCGACGTACGGCACCGCTTCCGCAACGTGGGCGATGTGGAGGCCCGCATGGTCTTCCACCTGGGCCCACTCGCCCCCCGGCCGAGCCTCGGCCACGTCGACACGGAGATCACCGACGAGGCCGAGCTCGCCGCGGCGGGCCCGCACCTGACCGTGCACGACCCGGGACGGGCGTCCGAGCGAAGCGGGGCCATCGAGTGA
- a CDS encoding sortase: MRFARTGTQLALALGALVLSASSAVAAPDGDVRVNPWKAAPGTTVTVSTTACGKETYGKGESDAGGKFHLLPGDREGVLVGRFTLPSDAVSGTDTVTLKCPPRIKQTVTYQISGQPVGAVEAGFGWAAGPDEGADGGGSGSPYALGALLLGGAAAGVLIRTRRRATAARNGA; encoded by the coding sequence ATGCGTTTCGCACGTACGGGTACCCAGCTCGCCCTGGCCCTGGGCGCCCTCGTCCTGTCCGCATCCTCCGCCGTCGCGGCGCCCGACGGTGACGTCCGGGTCAATCCGTGGAAGGCGGCCCCCGGGACCACCGTCACCGTCAGTACGACCGCCTGCGGCAAGGAGACGTACGGCAAGGGTGAGTCGGACGCGGGCGGGAAGTTCCACCTCCTGCCCGGCGACCGGGAGGGTGTCCTGGTGGGTAGGTTCACGCTTCCGTCGGATGCCGTCTCCGGCACGGACACGGTGACCCTCAAGTGCCCGCCTCGCATCAAGCAGACCGTCACCTATCAGATCTCCGGCCAGCCGGTCGGTGCGGTGGAGGCGGGCTTCGGCTGGGCCGCAGGCCCGGACGAGGGTGCGGACGGGGGCGGCAGCGGCAGCCCGTACGCCCTCGGCGCGTTGCTCCTCGGCGGCGCCGCCGCCGGCGTCCTGATCAGGACGCGCCGCCGCGCCACCGCCGCCCGGAACGGCGCCTGA
- a CDS encoding SchA/CurD-like domain-containing protein — translation MAPSGRISQSVFDGSRLRVILLLDLYEGAQQQFLDAYELMCQQVASVPGHISDQLCQSIENPSQWLITSEWESAPPFLAWVNSEEHVETVKPMHSCVRDTRSMRYSILRETNAGQPASRTTASADVQVEPRVGEGVARHALTFTVKPGSESKVAELLAGYESPQAQVDETTRLRRTSLFMHGNRVVRAVEVEGDLLVALRHVARQPQVRAVEEAINPYLEQDRDLTDPESARVFFTRAALPAVHHVVSDRPAPADLRRHALYYPAKEGQGMALARLLSRQDRAAADDPDSPVYSSTVFQRDDIVVRLVDVTGDLDLDPVASLGLKGPRNAAELERLLDGGAIGVEGSLKTERNINRLLSHADMLPVTDRSAHS, via the coding sequence ATGGCCCCCTCGGGACGCATCTCGCAGTCCGTGTTCGACGGCTCCAGGCTGCGGGTGATCCTCCTGCTCGACCTGTACGAAGGAGCGCAGCAGCAGTTCCTGGACGCGTACGAACTCATGTGCCAGCAGGTCGCCTCCGTTCCCGGACACATCAGTGACCAGCTCTGCCAGTCCATCGAGAACCCCTCGCAGTGGCTCATCACCAGCGAGTGGGAGAGCGCCCCGCCGTTCCTCGCGTGGGTGAACAGCGAGGAGCACGTCGAAACCGTCAAGCCGATGCACAGCTGCGTCCGGGACACCCGGTCGATGCGATACAGCATCCTCCGGGAGACCAACGCCGGTCAGCCGGCCTCGCGCACCACGGCATCGGCCGACGTGCAGGTGGAGCCCCGCGTGGGCGAAGGTGTGGCACGCCATGCCCTCACCTTCACCGTCAAGCCGGGTTCCGAGTCGAAGGTGGCGGAGCTCCTGGCCGGGTACGAGTCGCCCCAGGCCCAGGTCGACGAGACCACACGGCTGCGCCGCACCTCCCTCTTCATGCACGGCAACCGCGTCGTGCGTGCCGTGGAGGTGGAGGGCGACCTGCTCGTGGCGCTGCGGCACGTCGCCCGTCAGCCCCAGGTGCGAGCGGTCGAGGAGGCCATCAACCCGTACCTCGAGCAGGACCGGGACCTGACCGACCCCGAGTCGGCACGGGTGTTCTTCACCCGGGCCGCGCTGCCGGCCGTCCACCATGTGGTGTCCGACCGGCCCGCGCCGGCCGACCTGCGACGGCACGCGCTGTACTACCCGGCCAAGGAAGGCCAGGGGATGGCACTCGCCCGGCTGCTCTCCCGTCAGGACCGGGCCGCCGCGGACGATCCGGACAGCCCGGTGTACAGCAGCACCGTGTTCCAGCGCGACGACATCGTGGTGCGCCTCGTCGACGTCACGGGCGACCTCGACCTCGACCCCGTCGCCTCCCTCGGGCTCAAGGGCCCGCGGAATGCGGCGGAGTTGGAACGCCTCCTCGACGGCGGCGCGATCGGCGTCGAGGGCTCCCTGAAGACGGAGCGCAACATCAACCGGCTTCTGTCGCACGCGGACATGCTGCCCGTCACGGACCGTTCGGCGCACTCCTGA
- a CDS encoding carboxymuconolactone decarboxylase family protein → MSTASDTPVLDTLAAMTVDSVERCGLAPDMLMLTRIAALAASDAPPISYAAHIEPALRTGVTVEQLQDVLVAIAPIVGTARVMTAAGNIAAALGIAIAVADAEIEGEG, encoded by the coding sequence ATGTCCACTGCATCTGACACCCCCGTCCTGGACACCCTCGCCGCGATGACCGTCGACTCGGTCGAGCGCTGTGGGCTGGCCCCGGACATGCTCATGCTCACGCGCATCGCGGCTCTCGCCGCCTCGGATGCGCCGCCGATCTCCTATGCGGCCCACATCGAACCCGCGCTCAGGACCGGCGTGACCGTCGAGCAACTGCAGGACGTCCTGGTCGCCATCGCGCCCATCGTGGGCACTGCCCGCGTCATGACGGCAGCGGGCAACATCGCTGCGGCACTCGGCATCGCCATTGCCGTCGCCGATGCCGAGATCGAGGGCGAGGGCTGA
- a CDS encoding potassium channel family protein has protein sequence MRSLLTLTVLLAAYYVLPLDSAFTAATVLALLGGGVVVVALLVRQVRTIMRSARPGLRALTALATVLPLYLLLFASAYYLLERSAPESFSESLSRTDALYFTMTVFSTVGFGDISPRSEPARLLVTGQMTANLLLIGVAARFLAGAVQEGRRRQGQAPRDGADDSSSTER, from the coding sequence GTGCGTTCTCTTCTGACGCTGACGGTCCTCCTGGCTGCGTACTACGTGCTGCCCCTGGACTCGGCTTTCACGGCGGCCACCGTCTTGGCGCTCCTGGGTGGTGGCGTGGTGGTGGTCGCGCTCCTGGTCCGGCAGGTCCGCACGATCATGCGTTCCGCCCGGCCGGGGCTTCGGGCGTTGACCGCGTTGGCGACGGTGCTTCCGCTCTATCTGCTGTTGTTCGCCTCGGCCTACTACCTGTTGGAGCGCAGTGCGCCGGAGAGTTTCAGCGAATCGCTGTCGCGGACCGACGCCCTGTACTTCACGATGACGGTGTTCAGTACCGTCGGCTTCGGCGACATCAGCCCGCGCAGCGAGCCGGCGCGGCTGCTGGTCACAGGTCAGATGACGGCCAATCTCCTGTTGATCGGCGTAGCTGCCCGCTTCCTGGCGGGTGCAGTCCAGGAGGGCCGTCGGCGGCAAGGCCAGGCACCTAGGGACGGGGCGGACGACAGCTCGTCCACCGAGCGGTGA
- a CDS encoding beta-ketoacyl-[acyl-carrier-protein] synthase family protein codes for MTRRVAVTGIGVVAPGGTGAKAFWDLLAAGRTATRGITLFDPVGLRSRIAAECDFDPADHGLDPDVSRHADRYIQFAVVAAGEAVRDSGLDTDAEDPWRVAVSLGSAVGGTTRLEHDYVLVSEGGRRWDVDHRAAGPKLHMAFSPSTLASVVAEQFGARGPVQTVSTGCTSGLDAVGYAFHTIEEGRADVCIAGASDSPISPITMACFDAIKATSPDNDDPEHASRPFDNNRNGFVMGEGAAVLVLEEYEHARARGAHIYCEIGGYATFGNAYHMTGLTGEGLEMSRAIDSTLDRARLDPTLIDYVNAHGSGTRQNDRHETAAVKRSLGAHAYDTPMSSIKSMVGHSLGAIGAIEVAACVLALKHQVVPPTANYETPDPECDLDYVPRTARPRKLRNVLSVGSGFGGFQSAVLLTRPGGRTR; via the coding sequence GTGACCCGGCGAGTGGCCGTCACCGGCATCGGTGTGGTCGCTCCAGGCGGCACCGGGGCGAAGGCGTTCTGGGACCTGCTCGCCGCCGGCCGTACCGCGACCCGCGGCATCACCCTGTTCGACCCGGTCGGGCTGCGCTCCCGCATCGCCGCCGAGTGCGACTTCGACCCGGCGGACCACGGACTGGATCCGGACGTGAGCCGCCACGCCGACCGGTACATCCAGTTCGCCGTCGTCGCCGCCGGGGAAGCCGTCCGCGACTCCGGACTCGACACCGACGCCGAAGACCCCTGGCGCGTCGCCGTCTCCCTGGGCAGCGCCGTCGGCGGCACCACCCGACTCGAACACGACTACGTCCTGGTCAGCGAGGGCGGGCGGCGGTGGGACGTGGACCACCGCGCGGCCGGCCCCAAGCTGCACATGGCGTTCTCGCCAAGCACGCTCGCCTCCGTCGTGGCCGAGCAGTTCGGCGCCCGCGGCCCGGTGCAGACAGTCTCCACCGGCTGCACCTCCGGCCTCGACGCCGTGGGCTACGCCTTCCACACCATCGAGGAGGGCCGGGCGGACGTCTGCATCGCAGGTGCGTCGGACTCCCCGATCTCCCCCATCACCATGGCCTGCTTCGACGCCATCAAGGCCACGTCGCCCGACAACGACGACCCGGAGCACGCCTCCCGGCCCTTCGACAACAACCGCAACGGTTTCGTCATGGGAGAAGGCGCGGCCGTCCTCGTCCTGGAGGAGTACGAGCACGCCAGGGCACGGGGGGCGCACATCTACTGCGAGATCGGCGGCTACGCCACCTTCGGCAACGCGTACCACATGACCGGTCTGACAGGCGAGGGGCTGGAGATGTCCCGGGCGATCGACTCCACGCTCGACCGGGCCCGGCTCGACCCCACGCTGATCGACTACGTCAACGCGCACGGCTCGGGCACCCGGCAGAACGACCGGCACGAGACCGCCGCCGTGAAGCGGTCACTGGGTGCGCACGCCTACGACACGCCCATGAGCTCCATCAAATCCATGGTGGGGCACTCGCTGGGCGCAATCGGCGCGATCGAGGTGGCCGCCTGCGTGCTCGCACTGAAGCACCAGGTGGTGCCCCCGACGGCGAACTACGAGACACCCGACCCCGAGTGCGACCTGGACTACGTGCCGCGCACCGCCCGCCCCCGGAAACTCAGGAACGTGCTTTCCGTGGGCAGCGGATTCGGCGGCTTCCAGTCCGCGGTCCTCCTGACGCGACCGGGTGGGAGGACACGATGA
- a CDS encoding acyl carrier protein → MITTTLTFDELAALMKQSAGVTVDVRELEKEPDVPFATLGVDSLGLLGIVGELENRYSVALPTDAERCKTPSEFLDLVNNALKTGV, encoded by the coding sequence ATGATCACCACCACACTGACCTTCGACGAGCTCGCCGCGCTGATGAAGCAGTCGGCCGGTGTCACCGTGGACGTCCGGGAGCTGGAGAAGGAGCCGGACGTGCCGTTCGCCACCCTCGGCGTCGACTCGCTGGGCCTGCTCGGGATCGTCGGCGAGCTGGAGAACCGGTACAGCGTGGCACTGCCGACGGACGCCGAGCGCTGCAAGACGCCCTCCGAGTTCCTCGACCTGGTCAACAACGCCCTCAAGACGGGAGTCTGA
- a CDS encoding DUF7144 family membrane protein: MSRTEGSVARAVQHQEEPAMTSHVTGWGWTHLIMGVLCTLAGFALYKGATWARVVCAGPARFAHARDFPLDPVRAILGHCSRSRSILS, translated from the coding sequence ATCAGTCGAACAGAAGGCAGCGTTGCGAGAGCCGTACAACATCAAGAGGAGCCGGCAATGACGAGCCACGTGACCGGATGGGGCTGGACCCATCTGATCATGGGCGTTCTCTGCACTCTCGCCGGGTTCGCACTGTACAAGGGCGCCACCTGGGCCAGGGTTGTCTGTGCAGGGCCGGCGCGCTTCGCCCATGCTCGCGACTTTCCTCTGGATCCTGTACGCGCCATTCTGGGCCATTGTTCCAGATCGCGATCAATTCTTTCGTGA
- a CDS encoding DUF2252 domain-containing protein, with product MPQKSTMALRSAPHATPEERSALGKEARRRSPRSGHAVYEPPPDRPDALKILEAQSATRVPELVPIRYGRMTESPFRFYRGAAAIMASDLAPTPRSGLTAQLCGDAHMLNFRLLASPERQLMFDINDFDETLPGPWEWDVKRLSASFVIASRANDFDDTERARIVRSTVRSYREAMIRFAGMRTIDVWYAKIDADLLESLAAGRLHGTKQGRQNLARAIAKARTRDSLQAFDKLTETVDGRPRIAADPPLLTPVGDLLPDAERSALERQFRGLIERYGLTLASDRRTLLEDYRLADVARKVVGVGSVGTRCWIFLLLGRDDEDPLFLQAKEADTSVLAAHVGASTYRNQGERVVSGQRLMQATSDIFLGWERVDGIDGKKRDFYVRQLRDWKGIAMPEKMRPKDMQAFGELCGVTLARAHARSGDRIAIAAYLGSGDSFDRALATFAEEYADQNERDYQALVDAVRSGRLPAEELPTD from the coding sequence ATGCCCCAGAAGTCGACCATGGCGCTGCGTTCCGCACCCCACGCCACGCCCGAGGAGCGCTCAGCTCTTGGCAAGGAGGCGAGGCGCCGCTCGCCGCGATCCGGCCATGCAGTGTACGAGCCGCCTCCTGACAGGCCGGACGCGCTGAAGATCCTGGAGGCGCAGTCCGCGACACGAGTGCCCGAACTCGTTCCCATCCGCTACGGCCGCATGACGGAGTCCCCGTTCCGCTTCTACCGCGGCGCCGCCGCGATCATGGCCTCCGACCTGGCCCCCACCCCGCGCTCAGGGCTCACGGCCCAACTGTGCGGAGACGCTCACATGCTGAACTTCCGTCTCCTCGCCTCGCCGGAACGGCAGCTGATGTTCGACATCAACGACTTCGACGAGACGCTTCCGGGGCCCTGGGAGTGGGACGTCAAACGGCTGTCGGCGAGCTTCGTCATCGCGAGCCGGGCGAACGACTTCGACGACACCGAGCGCGCCCGCATCGTCAGGAGCACGGTCCGTTCGTACCGCGAGGCGATGATCCGCTTCGCAGGCATGCGCACCATCGACGTCTGGTACGCGAAGATCGACGCGGACCTCCTCGAGTCCCTGGCCGCAGGTCGGCTCCACGGGACGAAGCAGGGTCGGCAGAACCTGGCTCGCGCGATAGCGAAGGCGCGTACCCGCGACAGCCTGCAGGCCTTCGACAAGCTCACCGAGACGGTCGACGGCCGGCCCCGGATCGCGGCGGATCCCCCGCTGCTCACCCCCGTCGGCGACCTGCTGCCGGACGCCGAGCGCAGCGCGCTGGAGCGCCAGTTCCGCGGATTGATCGAGCGGTACGGCCTCACTCTCGCTTCCGACCGGCGCACGCTTCTGGAGGACTACCGGCTGGCGGACGTCGCCCGCAAGGTGGTCGGCGTCGGCAGCGTCGGTACCCGCTGCTGGATCTTCCTGCTGCTCGGCCGGGACGACGAGGACCCGCTCTTCCTCCAGGCCAAGGAGGCGGACACCTCTGTGCTCGCCGCCCACGTCGGCGCGAGCACGTACCGCAACCAGGGCGAGCGGGTGGTCTCGGGTCAGCGGTTGATGCAGGCCACGAGCGACATCTTCCTCGGCTGGGAGCGGGTGGACGGGATCGACGGCAAGAAGCGCGACTTCTACGTCCGCCAGCTGCGCGACTGGAAGGGCATCGCCATGCCGGAGAAGATGCGGCCGAAGGACATGCAGGCGTTCGGCGAACTGTGCGGCGTCACGCTGGCTCGTGCGCACGCGCGCTCCGGTGACCGCATCGCGATCGCCGCCTATCTGGGCAGCGGCGACTCCTTCGACCGGGCACTCGCCACGTTCGCGGAGGAGTACGCCGACCAGAACGAGCGTGACTACCAGGCTCTGGTCGACGCCGTGCGCTCGGGCCGGCTGCCCGCGGAGGAGCTGCCGACGGACTGA
- a CDS encoding FAD-dependent oxidoreductase gives MNRFDAAGEATGHRTPVLIVGGSLVGLSTSLFLGRLGVPHTLVERHTGTSIHPRGRGNNVRTMELFRSAGMTRPIEEAASVLALNNGILQTPSLVGDVGEWLFKNIDPGGGTARFSPAGWCLCSQNDLEPVLLKHAGELGGDLRFATELMSFEQDSEGVTAQVKSRGTGEHTTIRADYLVAADGPRSPVREQLGIGQSGPGDLFHNVSITFVSRGLADVVGDRRFIVCYLTNPEADGALLPVDNRERWVFHAPWHPEHGETLEEFTDERCTEHIRRAVGVPDLDVEITGRAPWHAAQRIAERYADGRVFLVGDSAHEMPPTGAFGSNTGIQDAHNLAWKLAAVLGGWAGPGLLASYGAERRPVAETTGARAAARSVEHSHPGYAPGPGSGGPQGKKGGILNEVLGYRYPQGAVLGADRTMPVVSDGLRLTGEPGSRAPHMWLNRAGTRVSTLDLYERSLVLLSSEDGAGDWHTAATRVAQQLSVPLDSYRIGAGPAAELSPASETDWAEVHGVTPDGAVLVRPDGFVAWRSEGASADPGAALRQALTVILGRD, from the coding sequence ATGAACCGATTCGACGCGGCCGGGGAAGCAACCGGGCACCGCACGCCCGTACTCATCGTCGGCGGCTCGTTGGTGGGCTTGTCCACCTCGCTGTTCCTGGGGCGTCTCGGAGTGCCGCACACACTGGTCGAGCGCCATACCGGCACGTCGATCCACCCGCGTGGCCGCGGCAACAACGTCCGTACGATGGAGCTGTTCCGTAGCGCCGGGATGACGCGGCCCATCGAGGAGGCCGCTTCGGTCTTGGCACTCAACAACGGGATCCTGCAGACGCCGAGCCTGGTGGGCGACGTCGGCGAGTGGTTGTTCAAGAACATCGACCCCGGTGGCGGGACCGCCCGCTTCAGTCCCGCCGGGTGGTGTCTGTGCAGCCAGAACGATCTCGAACCGGTGCTGCTGAAGCACGCTGGGGAGCTCGGCGGAGATCTGCGGTTCGCGACCGAGCTGATGTCCTTCGAGCAGGACTCCGAAGGGGTGACCGCACAGGTCAAGAGTCGCGGCACCGGTGAACACACCACCATCCGCGCGGACTACCTCGTCGCGGCGGACGGCCCGCGCAGCCCGGTTCGCGAGCAACTCGGCATCGGGCAGAGCGGTCCGGGCGACCTCTTCCACAACGTGAGCATCACCTTCGTCTCCCGCGGCCTCGCGGACGTCGTCGGCGACCGGCGCTTCATCGTCTGCTACCTGACGAACCCGGAAGCCGACGGGGCCCTGCTGCCGGTCGACAACCGGGAGCGCTGGGTGTTCCACGCGCCCTGGCACCCCGAACACGGCGAGACGCTGGAGGAGTTCACCGACGAGCGGTGCACGGAACACATCCGGCGGGCCGTGGGGGTGCCGGACCTCGATGTGGAGATCACGGGCAGAGCTCCCTGGCACGCGGCGCAGAGGATCGCCGAACGGTACGCGGACGGCCGGGTGTTCCTCGTCGGCGACTCCGCCCACGAGATGCCGCCCACCGGGGCGTTCGGCTCCAACACCGGTATCCAGGACGCGCACAACCTCGCCTGGAAGCTCGCGGCCGTACTGGGCGGCTGGGCCGGCCCCGGCCTGCTCGCCTCCTACGGCGCGGAGCGCCGGCCGGTCGCGGAGACGACGGGCGCTCGGGCTGCGGCGCGGTCGGTCGAACACAGCCACCCCGGGTACGCCCCCGGCCCCGGATCCGGCGGCCCCCAGGGGAAGAAGGGCGGCATCCTCAACGAGGTGCTCGGCTACCGTTATCCGCAGGGCGCCGTCCTGGGCGCCGACCGGACGATGCCGGTCGTGTCCGACGGACTGCGCCTGACGGGCGAACCCGGAAGCCGGGCACCCCACATGTGGCTGAACCGCGCCGGTACCCGGGTCTCCACCCTCGACCTGTACGAGCGGTCCCTGGTACTTCTGAGTTCCGAAGACGGCGCCGGCGACTGGCACACCGCGGCGACACGCGTCGCGCAGCAGTTGTCGGTGCCGCTCGACTCGTACCGGATCGGCGCCGGGCCCGCCGCGGAGCTCTCCCCCGCGAGCGAAACGGACTGGGCGGAGGTTCACGGCGTCACGCCGGACGGCGCGGTGCTGGTCCGCCCCGACGGGTTCGTCGCGTGGCGGTCCGAAGGGGCGTCGGCCGATCCCGGAGCGGCGTTGCGGCAAGCCCTCACGGTGATCCTGGGCCGGGACTGA
- a CDS encoding SRPBCC family protein, whose product MAGHTDNSITIDAPLDLVWDITNDIENWPGLFSEYASLEVLSREGDSTTFRLTMHPDESGKVWSWVSERTVDRPGRTVRARRVETGPFDHMDIRWEYEETPAGVHMRWVQDFAMKPDAPVDDAWMTDNINRNSRTQMALIRDRIEQVARDRRSAPVLPG is encoded by the coding sequence GTGGCCGGCCACACCGACAACAGCATCACCATCGACGCCCCGCTCGACCTCGTCTGGGACATCACCAACGACATCGAGAACTGGCCCGGCCTCTTCAGCGAGTACGCCTCCCTGGAAGTGCTCTCCCGCGAGGGCGACTCCACGACCTTCCGCCTGACCATGCATCCGGACGAGTCCGGGAAGGTCTGGAGCTGGGTGTCGGAGCGCACGGTCGACCGTCCCGGGCGGACCGTCCGCGCCCGCCGCGTCGAGACCGGCCCGTTCGACCACATGGACATCCGGTGGGAGTACGAGGAGACCCCGGCCGGCGTCCACATGCGCTGGGTGCAGGACTTCGCGATGAAGCCCGACGCCCCGGTCGACGACGCCTGGATGACCGACAACATCAACCGCAACTCCCGCACGCAGATGGCCCTCATCCGGGACCGCATCGAGCAGGTCGCCCGCGACCGCCGGAGCGCCCCGGTCCTGCCCGGCTGA
- a CDS encoding ketosynthase chain-length factor: MSTERPRRAVVTGIGVIAPNGLRADAYWKSVREGLGVLDRITREGCQDLPLKVAGEVRGFDVGDLIEERFLVQTDRFSHYAMAAAQLALDDAGLAREGPEEPFEIGVVTAAGSGGGEFGQRELQKLWGQGSKFVGPYQSIAWFYAASTGQISIRSGFKGPCGVVASDEAGGLDGIAHAARAVRRGTGAVVVGAAEAPLAPYSMVCQLGYPELSSVEDPDRAYRPFTSGACGFVPAEGGAMLVVEDESRARDRGAAVRAVVAGHGATFTGASRWEESREGLARAIRVALDEAGCAPEEIDVVFADALGVPEADRAEALAIADVLGAHAGRVPVTAPKTGIGRAYCGAPVLDTAAAVFAMEHGVVPPTPNVFDICHDLDLVMSRARPAELRTALVLSRGLMGSNAALVVRRGDDTAR; encoded by the coding sequence ATGAGCACTGAGCGCCCACGGCGCGCGGTCGTCACCGGGATCGGCGTGATCGCCCCCAACGGACTGCGTGCCGACGCGTACTGGAAGTCCGTCCGGGAAGGGCTCGGCGTACTGGACCGGATCACCCGCGAGGGGTGCCAGGACCTGCCCCTCAAGGTCGCGGGCGAGGTCCGGGGCTTCGACGTCGGCGACCTGATCGAGGAGCGGTTCCTCGTCCAGACCGACCGCTTCAGCCACTACGCGATGGCCGCGGCCCAGCTCGCCCTCGACGACGCCGGCCTCGCCCGGGAGGGCCCCGAGGAGCCGTTCGAGATCGGTGTGGTCACCGCGGCCGGCTCCGGCGGCGGCGAGTTCGGCCAGCGCGAGCTCCAGAAGCTCTGGGGCCAGGGGTCCAAGTTCGTCGGCCCGTACCAGTCCATCGCCTGGTTCTACGCCGCGAGCACCGGCCAGATCTCCATCCGGAGCGGCTTCAAGGGGCCGTGCGGTGTGGTCGCGAGCGACGAGGCGGGAGGCCTGGACGGCATCGCCCATGCGGCCCGTGCCGTACGGCGTGGCACCGGTGCGGTGGTCGTCGGAGCGGCGGAGGCCCCCCTCGCCCCGTACTCGATGGTGTGCCAGCTCGGATACCCGGAGCTCAGCAGCGTCGAGGACCCGGACCGCGCCTACCGGCCCTTCACCTCGGGAGCCTGCGGCTTCGTCCCGGCGGAGGGCGGCGCGATGCTCGTCGTGGAGGACGAGTCCCGCGCCCGCGACCGGGGAGCGGCCGTCCGGGCCGTCGTCGCCGGCCACGGGGCCACGTTCACCGGCGCCTCCCGGTGGGAGGAGTCCCGGGAGGGGCTCGCCCGTGCCATCCGTGTCGCCCTCGACGAGGCCGGGTGCGCCCCCGAGGAGATCGACGTCGTCTTCGCCGACGCCTTGGGCGTACCGGAGGCGGACCGCGCCGAGGCGCTGGCGATCGCCGACGTCCTCGGGGCACACGCCGGCCGCGTCCCCGTCACGGCGCCCAAGACGGGCATCGGGCGTGCCTACTGCGGGGCGCCCGTCCTGGACACCGCCGCCGCGGTCTTCGCGATGGAGCACGGCGTGGTCCCCCCCACCCCCAACGTGTTCGACATCTGCCACGACCTCGATCTGGTGATGTCCCGCGCTCGCCCCGCCGAGCTGCGCACGGCCCTCGTCCTCAGCAGGGGACTCATGGGATCCAACGCGGCGCTGGTCGTGCGCCGCGGCGACGACACCGCCCGGTAG
- a CDS encoding clavaminate synthase family protein, with protein MPETTPNTAQSTAFAADQELDTADAGACERLARTLCTRGDDQVDSPEWVARARDAWEDLPLLLRREVRRFRRHSGPHGTLVIGGLPVDQAALPATPTVPGSVQRQATVSAAVLTMVACGLGEPLAYLAEKSGALVQDVVPVPGQETFHGNAGSVPLSFHTENGFHPHPPDYVVFLCLRADHDRIAGMRIAGIRQALPLLTPASRQILFASEFITTPPPSFGPDAAAAESDVKPRPVLSGAVEDPDIRMAQLVTTPLTPRAAAALAEFGRACEATARTLRLTPGDLVVIDNRVTVHGRTAFHPRYDGADRWLQRTYVTTDLRRSRDHRPHDSHTLAR; from the coding sequence ATGCCCGAGACGACGCCCAACACCGCCCAAAGCACCGCATTCGCCGCAGATCAAGAGCTGGACACAGCCGACGCCGGCGCGTGCGAGCGGCTGGCCCGCACTCTGTGCACCCGCGGGGACGACCAGGTCGACAGCCCCGAGTGGGTGGCACGGGCCCGGGACGCCTGGGAGGACCTTCCGCTGCTGCTGCGCCGTGAGGTGCGCCGGTTCCGAAGGCATTCCGGCCCGCACGGCACCTTGGTGATCGGCGGCCTGCCCGTCGATCAGGCGGCCCTGCCCGCGACACCGACCGTACCCGGCTCGGTCCAGCGCCAGGCCACCGTCTCGGCGGCGGTGCTGACCATGGTGGCCTGCGGGCTCGGCGAGCCCCTCGCCTACCTGGCGGAGAAATCCGGCGCCCTCGTGCAGGACGTCGTGCCCGTGCCCGGGCAGGAGACCTTCCACGGCAACGCCGGATCGGTGCCGCTGTCCTTCCACACCGAGAACGGCTTCCACCCCCACCCACCCGACTATGTGGTCTTCCTGTGCCTGCGTGCCGACCACGACCGGATCGCCGGTATGCGCATCGCCGGCATCCGCCAAGCACTGCCGCTCCTCACCCCGGCCAGCCGCCAGATCCTGTTCGCATCGGAGTTCATCACCACACCACCACCCTCGTTCGGCCCCGACGCTGCCGCGGCCGAGTCCGATGTCAAGCCCCGACCGGTGCTGTCGGGAGCAGTCGAGGATCCCGACATACGCATGGCGCAACTCGTCACCACTCCGCTCACCCCTCGGGCCGCAGCGGCGCTTGCCGAATTCGGCCGCGCCTGCGAGGCGACCGCCCGCACTCTGCGCCTGACACCCGGCGACCTGGTCGTCATCGACAACCGCGTCACCGTCCACGGCCGCACCGCCTTCCACCCTCGATACGACGGAGCAGACCGCTGGCTGCAACGCACCTACGTCACCACCGATCTACGCCGCTCCCGCGACCACCGTCCCCACGACAGCCACACACTCGCCCGCTGA